A part of Haliotis asinina isolate JCU_RB_2024 chromosome 10, JCU_Hal_asi_v2, whole genome shotgun sequence genomic DNA contains:
- the LOC137297853 gene encoding MKI67 FHA domain-interacting nucleolar phosphoprotein-like produces the protein MASPSKKRGSVKLPNNVALEPEQQEIFEKTVLEIKNRGASNDNQPGVIYIGHIPHGFFEPQMKSFFSQFGRVTRLRLARSKKTGNSKGYAFVEFASEEVAKIVADTMNNYLMFEKLLKCAFWPKEKVHPDLFKGSNRKFKRPKSHINAIQRHNAVKSKAKQLTLSKKMIHKQKKCFSKLAELGIDFTADDVTMKVSVKKNVKSPVPNTVKAKDGSNKAILWEDSTEDEISFKTPPNVIKSSKLTRTTSGSLKINLDDSVTSEPGVKKEKKGVKKDSKKSERKSSTIPKVGQKGKLKSTKIKKKGLR, from the exons ATGGCGTCCCCCAGTAAGAAGCGTGGTTCTGTGAAGCTCCCAAACAACGTGGCCTTGGAACCTGAACAGCAGGAAATCTTCGAAAAGACTGTATTGGAAATCAAAAACAGG GGAGCATCGAATGACAACCAGCCAGGAGTTATCTACATAGGACATATTCCACATGGATTCTTCGAGCCACAGATGAAATCATTTTTTTCACAGTTTGGTAGGGTGACACGACTTCGCCTGGCAAGGAGTAAAAAG ACTGGTAACTCAAAGGGTTATGCCTTTGTAGAGTTTGCTTCTGAAGAGGTGGCGAAGATTGTTGCCGACACAATGAACAACTACCTAATGTTTGAGAAGCTtctgaaat GTGCTTTCTGGCCAAAGGAGAAGGTTCATCCGGATCTGTTCAAGGGAAGTAATCGGAAGTTCAAACGCCCAAAGAGTCACATAAATGCCATACAGCGCCACAACGCTGTTAAGTCCAAGGCTAAACAGTTGACACTTTCCAAAAAAATGATTCACAAGCAGAAGAAATGTTTCTCCAAGCTTGCGGAACTTGGCATTGACTTCACAgcagatgatgtcacaatg AAAGTATCTGTTAAGAAGAATGTAAAGTCTCCAGTTCCAAACACCGTGAAGGCAAAAGATGGCAGCAACAAGGCCATTTTGTGGGAGGACAGCACAGAGGATGAAATCTCTTTCAAGACGCCCCCTAATGTTATCAAGTCATCAAAACTAACTCGGACCACAAGTGGTTCACTGAAGATAAACTTGGATGATTCAGTGACAAGTGAACCGGGAgtgaagaaggagaagaaaggTGTTAAGAAAGACAGCAAGAAAAGTGAGAGAAAATCATCCACAATTCCTAAAGTTGGACAGAAGGGCAAGTTGAAGAGCACAAAGATAAAGAAGAAAGGTCTCAGGTGA